The following coding sequences lie in one Cloeon dipterum chromosome 1, ieCloDipt1.1, whole genome shotgun sequence genomic window:
- the LOC135944123 gene encoding probable G-protein coupled receptor Mth-like 11: protein MKASIFSTLLVLELASGTNFCDEKLRTSVTDAVELGNGTLLSTTDGVQYPNGTFWKEGEGSWAVCPCLFHSCIRVCEQGFANDMISHFGQNDVHETIYWNEIFEKNATLNDVFTQVPLAKCSEMADILEKDTFKIFANGQLKVENQTLHPEQYCVHFMDGSSVQVIRCMEEMIEEHQLKFILYPPFFVLSSIFLIWTAFAFVITPEIRSFHAKCLVCHSACMAVAFIALTVNYLHRITDYYKLCFTIGYTILYSFLASMFWLNAMSIDIYLTFKGFVRTQGSHIKKLTIYSFGTPMAIVAVAMTFNLVNSENSVFNAKIGE, encoded by the exons ATGAAAGCAAGCATTTTCTCCACTCTGCTGGTCCTCGAGCTGGCTTCGGGAACAAATTTCTGCGATGAAAAACTGCGAACGAGTGTGACGGATGCTGTAGAACTCGGAAATGGAACCCTGCTCTCGACAACGGATGGCGTCCAATATCCCAACGGCACCTTTTGGAAAGAGGGAGAAGGATCCTGGGCGGTCTGCCCCTGCCTTTTTCACTCCTGTATCAGAGTGTGCGAACAGG GTTTCGCAAATGACATGATTTCACACTTTGGACAAAATGATGTGCATGAAACAATATATTGGAATGAAATCTTTGAGAAGAATGCAACGTTAAACGATGTTTTCACACAAGTTCCCCTGGCGAAGTGCAGCGAAATGGCCGATATCTTAGAAAAAgacacgtttaaaatatttgctaacGGACAGCTTAAGGTGGAAAATCAAACGTTACACCCTGAGCAGTATTGCGTGCACTTCAtg GATGGAAGCTCAGTACAAGTGATTCGCTGCATGGAAGAAATGATTGAGGAACACCAATTGAAGTTTATCCTTTATCCACCATTTTTCGTCCTCAGctcaatttttctgatttggaCTGCTTTTGCTTTTGTCATTACCCCAGAAATCAGGTCATTCCACGCAAAGTGCTTGGTTTGCCATTCAGCGTGTATGGCGGTTGCTTTCATCGCCTTGACTGTGAATTATCTACACAGAATTACTGACTATTATAAGCTTTGTTTCACGATTG GATACACCATCCTCTATTCATTTCTCGCCTCCATGTTTTGGTTGAACGCAATGAGCATTGACATTTACCTCACCTTCAAAGG gtTCGTTCGTACGCAAGGTAGTCACATTAAGAAGTTAACGATCTACTCTTTTGGTACTCCGATGGCCATCGTGGCTGTGGCTATGACTTTTAATCTTGTGAACAGCGAAAACTCGGTGTTCAACGCAAAAATTGGAGAATAA
- the LOC135935168 gene encoding uncharacterized protein LOC135935168, producing MCEDVAYLLDKGSFKILDNGELELEGQDQNLDATHYCVHHVEETAAHVVHCVEPEEYYPPFKFNLYPPFFILSSIFLMITILAFILTPEIKSFHTKCVVCHSACLAVAFIALTVNYLHGDTADKALCFTIGYTALYSFHASMFWLNSMCIDIFLTFKGVVRTQGIHFVKFTIYSFGTPMVITIVALIFNLIDDEDSIFNSRLGENSCWMEDGIYALWIFFLGPTLMLLMANLALFTATAFNVTRTRRESVRALKKTNSKIHMSRRQANQRRGLYVKLSVLVGFPWIIEVLHSIVGGADVYWYIPDILNASRGVFIFFLCVVKNEKIMKSLRGRFRKQRGDGSVKTTSSSEPTKLATTQILDDSDCCCLFFKPFFIVVSCEMIGLLRNSAIFSALIFNFVSSENYCIEDLRSKVTNATVLENGTLLTSDGVHHPENTFWQKDDHWWVCPCLAGVCIRKCSHEFADELGLTLKEETARIPVWDNDRVTHASLEKAFRVAYNHSCDVGLPLRNKNSFRILANGSLHAAHLQESPFSVNRFCVFPLGNDDIAAVVCLLQEHYSVVHTEQYSTLKYKLYPPFFILSSIFLIFTVVAFMVTPENKTFHAKSVVCHSGCLSIAFLGLSIIYLVGPSMRNTRICSIVVYVTKYFIMTAVFWLNAMCIDIYFAFKGLVRSSMSHLKFSIYAWTSPLIIETISVILDLTTSHPKFSPGIGKEKCWISSYWGELLYFQGPIFILLVANVGLFCATACNVRRSMRESFRTLNRANSKVHLQKRHDRQRLCLYLKLSLLMGFTWLTEVISWAVGGPPEYWYFTDVVNALRGVFIFWIFVFSNKKMRRSLQERMQKGKFDVSTSANLSEQQTSASTAF from the exons ATGTGCGAAGACGTTGCATATTTATTAGACAAAGGTAGTTTTAAAATACTTGATAATGGAGAACTTGAGTTAGAGGGCCAGGATCAAAATTTGGATGCTACGCATTACTGTGTTCACCATGTG GAAGAAACTGCTGCTCATGTGGTGCATTGCGTAGAACCAGAAGAATATTATCCACCATTTAAGTTCAACTTGTATCCTCCATTTTTCATACTGAGCTCGATTTTTCTGATGATAACCATCTTGGCATTTATCCTCACCCCAGAAATCAAGTCGTTTCACACAAAGTGTGTGGTCTGTCACTCAGCCTGTCTGGCGGTTGCTTTCATCGCCTTGACAGTAAATTATCTGCACGGGGACACTGCAGATAAAGCGCTATGTTTCACGATCG GATACACTGCACTATATTCGTTCCATGCTTCCATGTTTTGGCTAAACTCGATGTGCATTGACATCTTCCTCACTTTCAAAGG GGTCGTTCGCACTCAAGGCATTCACTTTGTGAAGTTTACGATCTACTCGTTTGGAACTCCGATGGTCATTACGATTGTTGCTCTGATTTTCAATCTGATAGATGACGAAGACTCAATATTCAACTCGAGATTGGGAGAAAACTCTTGCTGGATGGAGG ATGGCATTTACGCCCTGTGGATTTTCTTTCTGGGACCAACTCTAATGCTGCTGATGGCTAACTTGGCCTTGTTTACCGCTACTGCCTTCAATGTGACTCGCACGAGACGGGAATCGGTCCGCGCCTTGAAGAAAACCAACAGCAAGATTCACATGTCGAGAAGGCAAGCCAATCAACGCCGAGGGCTGTACGTCAAATTATCAGTACTGGTCGGCTTTCCCTGGATTATTGAAGTCCTTCACTCTATTGTCGGTGGTGCCGACGTGTACTGGTATATCCCGGATATTCTCAACGCCTCCAGAggcgtttttatattttttctctgcgtGGTAAAAAATGAGAAGATTATGAAAAGCTTGAGGGGTAGATTTAGGAAGCAGCGAGGCGATGGAAGTGTGAAAACTACCAGTAGTTCTGAACCTACAAAATTGGCTAcaactcaaatt TTGGATGATAGCGATTGTTGCTGCCTAtttttcaaaccattttttatcGTTGTCTCCTGCGAAATGATTGGGCTTTTACGCAACAGCGCTATTTTCTCAGccttgattttcaattttgtttcgaGCGAGAATTATTGTATAGAGGACCTCCGGAGCAAAGTAACAAATGCAACGGTGCTAGAAAACGGCACCCTGCTGACTAGCGATGGTGTACATCACCCTGAAAACACGTTTTGGCAAAAGGATGATCACTGGTGGGTCTGCCCGTGCCTCGCAGGCGTGTGCATCAGAAAATGCAGTCATG AATTTGCTGACGAACTTGGTTTGACCCTAAAGGAAGAAACGGCAAGGATTCCCGTCTGGGATAATGACCGTGTGACCCACGCTAGCCTAGAAAAAGCGTTCAGAGTCGCCTACAACCACAGCTGCGACGTGGGCTTAccattgagaaataaaaactcgtTTCGTATACTGGCTAACGGTTCACTTCATGCTGCCCATTTACAAGAGTCTCCCTTCAGCGTCAATCGATTTTGCGTTTTTCCTCTG GGAAATGACGATATCGCAGCAGTCGTCTGTTTGTTGCAAGAACATTATTCAGTCGTGCACACAGAGCAGTACAGCACTTTGAAGTATAAGTTGTACCCACCATTTTTCATTCTCAGCtccatttttctgattttcacCGTCGTGGCCTTTATGGTCACTCCGGAAAACAAAACGTTCCACGCCAAGTCTGTGGTTTGCCATTCCGGATGTTTGTCTATTGCCTTTCTCGGTTTATCAATAATATACTTGGTCGGGCCCTCGATGCGGAACACGAGAATTTGTTCTATTGTtg tatATGtgacgaaatattttatcatgaCTGCAGTTTTCTGGTTAAATGCGATGTGTATcgacatttattttgctttcaaagg ACTAGTTCGATCAAGCATGAGccacctgaaattttcaatttacgcTTGGACCTCTCCTCTAATTATCGAGACAATCTCAGTGATTTTGGACCTTACGACCTCACATCCAAAATTTAGTCCCGGCATCGGCAAAGAAAAGTGTTGGATTTCTT cttaCTGGGGTGAGCTTCTTTACTTCCAGGGACCGATTTTCATTCTGCTCGTGGCCAACGTGGGCCTCTTCTGCGCCACAGCGTGCAACGTCCGTCGCTCCATGCGCGAGTCGTTCCGCACTTTAAACAGGGCCAACAGCAAGGTGCACCTGCAGAAGAGACACGACCGCCAGCGCCTCTGTCTCTACCTCAAGCTGTCCCTGCTGATGGGCTTCACGTGGCTCACCGAGGTTATATCTTGGGCCGTCGGTGGCCCTCCGGAGTACTGGTATTTTACAGACGTGGTCAACGCTCTGCGCGGAGTGTTCATCTTCTGGATTTTTGTCTTCTCTAATAAGAAGATGAGAAGGAGCCTGCAGGAGAGAATGCAGAAGGGCAAATTTGACGTCAGCACCAGTGCCAACCTTTCTGAACAGCAAACTTCTGCTTCAACTGCATTTTAA
- the LOC135948269 gene encoding uncharacterized protein LOC135948269: MKDSKRTIFARNELLHPAHMETECFRPPLMEPVPVVHLSQQQQQYATRDVFRFSSRPVCEPFIDRQGSVFSLTASVPHFPVNGPLDEHKTNVRTAPSVAIKVSRITKKSASLLYGPSTWILSKQPAWRRFLAAFLFVAFVAALGALILITVSKVSSPPIEVGNKVQIEPVVTYNDSNDDMVDIISGEIHFPRVDFNPALNDTESDAFKRLSLQIKEKLDDLFNASDLAPSYNGSTVYAFRPASVEGTEVLCHLRLLVLEEPKNFMEEPANRAGLAFLRGMRHHEGHMWLDKWIVDEHSIGFSGHAVRGTFRRHQQLQHPDDNTPGWTSWAPWSACGARGVQSRLRKCALRNGTGVVLKSTEQCLQRGGGDLLIKDCKQNKSEVVVTVRRPSQTDTHQPMTDVRLCDDCREGEVCVALVGDPVPSCRPITDAADPTGCGGLCKINTEFCRQLDMDAFRCIDDSHCLESEWRCANNMCIPKSSRCDGHMNCYDHSDESDCECEPSTHFHCGNQTQCLPVSKRCDGVVDCWDAADEANCTAACASPAHFPCSDGGCVPLGRFCDGLADCADRSDEPVGCGGGCKSTEFRCRNGRCVRRLAVCDAFDTCGDASDEGPGCTDPAADPNMFAWATAAKVDRAKMTSCPRGQFRCASGECVSETLRCDGTVDCGDKSDETHCLRFKTIPNRNTTA; the protein is encoded by the exons ATGAAAGATTCGAAGAGGACGATTTTTGCCAGGAATGAACTGCTGCACCCGGCGCATATGGAGACAGAATGCTTCCGACCGCCTCTGATGGAACCGGTGCCTGTCGTGCACCTgagtcagcagcagcagcagtacgCCACTAGAGACGTTTTCCGATTCTCGTCGCGGCCCGTGTGCGAACCCTTCATAGATCGGCAGGGTAGCGTGTTCAGTCTGACGGCCAGCGTTCCTCACTTTCCCGTGAATGGGCCCCTCGACGAGCACAAAACCAACGTCCGAACAGCGCCTTCGGTGGCCATCAAGGTGTCCCGCATCACCAAGAAGTCAGCCAGTCTGCTTTACGGACCTTCCACCTGGATCCTGAGCAAGCAGCCGGCTTGGAGGCGTTTCCTTGCTGCCTTCCTGTTCGTCGCCTTTGTCGCCGCGCTCGGCGCTCTCATCCTCATCACGGTCTCCAAAG TGTCCAGCCCTCCAATTGAAGTGGGTAACAAGGTGCAAATTGAACCAGTAGTCACCTACAATGATTCAA aTGACGACATGGTTGATATAATCAGCGGTGAAATCCATTTTCCTCGTGTGGACTTCAACCCGGCACTGAACGACACGGAGTCAGATGCGTTCAAACGGCTGTCTCTCCAAATCAAAGAAAAG tTGGACGACCTTTTTAACGCAAGTGACCTCGCACCTAGTTACAACGGATCCACTGTATATGCTTTCCGACCAGCGTCTGTTGAGGGAACGGAG GTTTTGTGCCACTTGAGGCTGCTCGTCTTGGAGGAGCCGAAGAATTTTATGGAGGAGCCGGCTAACCGCGCAGGACTGGCCTTCCTGCGGGGTATGCGCCACCACGAAGGCCATATGTGGCTCGACAAGTGGATTGTCGACGAACACTCGATCGGCTTCTCGGGCCACGCAGTCAGGGGCACTTTCCGGCGGCaccagcagctgcagcacCCTGATGACAACACTCCCGGCTGGACCAGCTGGGCGCCATGGAGCGCGTGCGGAGCCAGAGGCGTGCAGTCCAGGCTGCGCAAGTGTGCTCTCAGGAACGGCACTGGAGTG GTTTTGAAGAGCACAGAGCAGTGTCTGCAGCGCGGAGGTGGCGACCTGCTGATCAAGGACTGCAAACAGAACAAGTCTGAGGTGGTGGTGACCGTGCGGCGTCCCTCACAAACCGACACACATCAACCGATGACAGATGTGCGCCTCTGCGACGACTGCCGCGAGGGCGAGGTGTGCGTGGCGCTGGTTGGCGATCCGGTCCCCTCTTGTCGGCCCATAACCGACGCCGCTGACCCCACTGGCTGCGGTGGCCTCTGCAAGATCAATACTGAGTTCTGTAGACAGCTCGACATGGACGCATTCAG GTGCATCGACGATTCGCACTGTCTAGAGTCAGAGTGGCGTTGCGCCAATAATATGTGCATACCCAAGAGTAGCAGGTGCGACGGACACATGAATTGCTATGACCACTCGGATGAGTCAGATTGCG AGTGCGAGCCTTCGACGCACTTCCACTGCGGCAACCAGACGCAATGTCTGCCGGTGTCGAAGCGGTGCGACGGTGTGGTCGACTGCTGGGACGCGGCGGACGAGGCCAACTGCACGGCCGCCTGCGCCAGTCCGGCGCACTTCCCTTGCTCGGACGGCGGTTGCGTGCCGCTGGGACGCTTCTGCGATGGTCTGGCCGACTGCGCCGACCGGAGTGACGAGCCCgtcggctgcggcggcggctgcaagAGCACCGAATTTCGCTGCCGCAACGGTCGCTGCGTGCGGCGCCTTGCCGTGTGCGACGCCTTCGACACGTGTGGCGACGCTTCCGACGAGGGGCCCGGCTGCACTGACCCAGCCGCCGACCCGAACATGTTCGCCTGGGCCACCGCGGCCAAGGTGGACAGGGCCAAAATGACAA GCTGTCCGCGCGGACAGTTCCGCTGTGCCAGTGGAGAATGTGTGTCAGAGACGTTGCGTTGTGACGGCACTGTTGACTGCGGCGACAAATCTGATGAGACACACTGTCTACGTTTCAAAACAATACCTAACCGAAACACGACAGCATAA
- the LOC135948083 gene encoding G-protein coupled receptor Mth2-like, with protein sequence MITTRSVAAFALLAVAAAGADPCGKLLRTKVENGTLIEDGGLRAQDGVVYSKGAFWKDGDAWWACPCLGDKPCFRVCKKSLVKKVFKNEPFEEEISRKMKITIWENNSSREVQLMDHFAIIRESVCNNALHLEPDLYPTDEYITLANGSIQFTSELVEAKEQVPYNPEVICFTRYNDSLRAFTCNFDLPPEDYRFYLYPPFFILSAICLALTLLAYQVNQDSKSLHNRAIFCQSAALFFTYVGLSINYLTGKTSHIHICVALTYTNYFFLMASFFWLNVMCVDIFLTFRSLTRVRGPKYLQASLYAWGVPFLFLVVTVIMDQTTDQPFSPRIGRKSCWFNDFLAEFIYFHGPVMVLLLINLVLFGLTAYHLWVMRSESNRVLQTPESGVHANAANRERLNNDRFVLFIKLFLLMGCTWLMEIISWAVGGDKSYWYLTDIINCTRGVLMFWFCVWSKKPVRDSLFRKLTSVCKCIKKEDKNSSAQNSTEVHTNDTPLSGSSATLELENTK encoded by the exons ATGATCACCACGCGGTCAGTCGCGGCGTTCGCGCTCCTCGCCGTGGCCGCTGCCGGCGCGGATCCGTGCGGCAAGCTACTCAGGACCAAGGTGGAAAACGGCACCCTGATTGAGGACGGAGGACTCAGGGCGCAGGACGGGGTTGTCTACTCGAAAGGCGCTTTCTGGAAGGATGGAGATGCCTGGTGGGCCTGTCCGTGCCTCGGCGATAAACCCTGTTTCAGGGTGTGCAAGAAAA GCCTTGTGAAGAaggttttcaaaaatgaaccctttgaagaagaaattagcagaaaaatgaaaataaccatttgggaaaataattcatcacgTGAGGTCCAGCTGATGGATCATTTCGCGATTATTAGGGAGTCCGTTTGCAACAACGCATTGCATTTAGAACCTGACCTCTATCCGACTGATGAATACATCACCCTCGCCAATGGCAGCATCCAATTCACCAGTGAATTAGTAGAAGCGAAAGAACAAGTGCCGTACAACCCCGAAGTGATTTGCTTCACTCGATAT AACGACTCTCTGAGAGCATTCACATGCAACTTTGACCTTCCGCCTGAAGATTACCGGTTCTACCTGTACCCACCATTTTTCATTCTGAGCGCAATTTGCCTGGCACTAACTCTACTCGCATATCAAGTAAACCAAGATTCGAAATCACTGCACAACAGGGCCATCTTCTGCCAGTCGGCTGCTCTCTTCTTCACGTATGTCGGACTTTCAATCAACTACCTGACCGGCAAGACGTCGCATATTCACATCTGCGTTGCTCTAA CTTacaccaattattttttcctgatgGCATCGTTCTTCTGGCTCAACGTCATGTGCGTCGATATTTTTCTCACCTTCAG GAGCTTGACTAGAGTGCGCGGACCCAAGTACTTGCAGGCATCTCTTTACGCCTGGGGTGTgccttttctatttttagtcGTCACTGTCATCATGGACCAAACAACTGACCAACCGTTCAGTCCACGCATCGGCAGAAAGTCGTGCTGGTTTaatg ATTTTTTGGCGGAGTTTATCTACTTCCACGGACCTGTTATGGTTTTGCTGCTCATTAACCTAGTTCTTTTTGGCCTGACTGCCTACCATTTGTGGGTTATGAGATCTGAGTCAAATCGTGTTCTGCAGACGCCTGAGAGTGGAGTGCACGCG AACGCAGCTAATCGAGAGCGGCTGAACAATGACCGCTTTGTGCTGTTCATCAAACTGTTTTTGCTGATGGGCTGCACGTGGCTGATGGAAATCATTTCGTGGGCAGTCGGCGGTGATAAGAGCTATTGGTATTTGACGGACATCATCAACTGCACACGGGGAGTGCTtatgttttggttttgcgtgtGGTCCAAAAAGCCAGTACGAGACTCGCTCTTCCGCAAATTGACCAGCGTATGCAAGTGCATCAAGAAGGAGGACAAAAATTCTAGTGCACAAAATTCAACTGAAGTGCACACCAACGATACACCACTGTCGGGCAGCTCAGCTACTCTTGAGcttgaaaacacaaaatga